The Mycetohabitans endofungorum genome contains a region encoding:
- the hda gene encoding DnaA regulatory inactivator Hda, translating to MPTSSASHRQLTLDLGTPPPKTFENFFAGAHAELVARLAGLDTALAAGPVADRTFYVWGDAGSGRSHLLQALVAGASSGRARFVAPPSPLSAFGYDPRVAIYAVDDVDQLADAQQIALFNLFNEVRASPGSALVTTGNAAPLHLAVREDVRTRLGWGLVFHLGALADEDKAAVLKQAARERGLTFADDVPTWLLTHYRRDMPSLMHVLDELDRFALEHKRAVTLPLLRAMLADSFK from the coding sequence GTGCCGACCTCGTCTGCTTCCCATCGTCAACTCACACTCGACCTGGGTACACCGCCGCCAAAGACATTCGAAAACTTCTTCGCCGGTGCCCATGCCGAACTGGTCGCCCGTCTCGCCGGCCTGGACACCGCCCTCGCGGCCGGGCCGGTCGCGGACCGCACATTCTACGTGTGGGGAGACGCCGGGAGCGGGCGCAGCCATCTGCTGCAGGCGCTGGTGGCCGGCGCATCCAGCGGCCGCGCGCGCTTTGTCGCGCCACCCAGCCCGCTGTCGGCGTTCGGCTACGATCCGCGTGTCGCAATCTATGCGGTCGACGATGTCGACCAACTCGCCGACGCACAACAGATCGCGCTGTTCAACCTGTTCAACGAGGTGCGCGCCAGTCCAGGCAGCGCGCTGGTGACCACCGGCAACGCCGCGCCACTGCATCTAGCCGTGCGCGAGGATGTGCGCACGCGCCTGGGCTGGGGCCTGGTGTTCCATCTCGGCGCGCTGGCCGACGAGGACAAGGCGGCCGTGCTCAAGCAAGCCGCGCGCGAACGCGGCCTGACGTTCGCCGACGACGTGCCGACATGGCTGCTCACACACTACCGCCGCGACATGCCCAGCCTGATGCACGTCCTGGACGAGCTCGACCGTTTCGCCCTCGAGCACAAGCGCGCGGTCACGCTGCCGCTGCTGCGCGCGATGCTGGCGGACAGCTTCAAGTAA
- the panB gene encoding 3-methyl-2-oxobutanoate hydroxymethyltransferase gives MSYLQNSGRRAVTVPRLQQMREADEPIAMLTCYDASFAALLERAGVDVLLIGDSLGNVLQGQNTTLPVSVADIAYHTASVARGSRGNALVVSDLPFGSYGTPADAYSSAVKLMQAGAQMVKLEGGAWLAETIRFLVERSVPVCAHLGLTPQSVHAFGGFKVQGKNDLAAEQLKKDAQLIEQAGAQLLVLEAIPAALGAQVTAALTIPTIGIGAGVDCSGQVLVLHDMLGVFPGKRPRFVKDFMVGQPSIEAAVQAYVRAVKERTFPTAEHTF, from the coding sequence ATGAGCTATCTGCAAAATTCTGGCCGTCGCGCCGTCACTGTTCCGCGCCTTCAGCAGATGCGCGAGGCCGACGAGCCAATCGCGATGCTAACGTGCTACGACGCAAGCTTTGCGGCATTGCTCGAGCGCGCGGGCGTGGACGTGCTCCTCATCGGCGACTCGCTCGGCAACGTGTTGCAGGGCCAGAACACGACGTTGCCGGTCAGCGTAGCGGATATCGCATACCACACCGCCAGCGTGGCGCGCGGCAGCCGCGGCAACGCGCTGGTCGTCTCGGATTTGCCGTTCGGCAGCTATGGTACGCCAGCAGACGCGTATTCAAGCGCCGTCAAGCTAATGCAGGCGGGCGCGCAGATGGTCAAGCTCGAGGGCGGTGCGTGGCTTGCCGAGACGATCCGCTTCCTGGTCGAACGATCGGTGCCGGTCTGCGCGCACCTGGGGCTCACGCCGCAGTCGGTGCACGCGTTTGGCGGCTTCAAGGTCCAGGGCAAAAACGATCTGGCAGCCGAACAGTTGAAAAAGGACGCTCAGTTGATTGAGCAGGCCGGCGCGCAGCTGCTCGTGCTCGAAGCGATCCCTGCCGCATTGGGCGCCCAGGTCACCGCGGCGCTGACGATTCCGACCATCGGCATCGGCGCCGGAGTCGACTGCTCGGGCCAGGTACTGGTATTACATGACATGCTCGGCGTGTTCCCTGGCAAACGGCCCCGGTTCGTCAAGGATTTCATGGTCGGCCAGCCGTCGATCGAGGCAGCCGTCCAGGCCTACGTGCGTGCAGTCAAAGAACGGACGTTCCCCACCGCAGAACACACGTTCTGA
- a CDS encoding deoxynucleoside kinase, which translates to MNPSTVVPPLTVHAPVQPTPFGYLVIEGPIGAGKTTLATQLATRWSMQTLLERAADNPFLERFYHDNARYALPAQLDFLLQRETQMRAIADARQRGTPLVVDFLPQKDELFARLTLPDDEFALYRALAAHVPLARPVPDLVIYLQASPETLFARIQKRAIPMETHITDAYLRALCDTYSEFFYHYNDAPLLSVNTDHLDLAGSDADLDLLVKHIGSMRGRKAVWVKGTAR; encoded by the coding sequence ATGAACCCGTCCACCGTCGTACCACCGCTGACCGTCCATGCGCCGGTGCAGCCCACGCCGTTCGGCTATCTAGTGATCGAGGGGCCAATCGGCGCCGGCAAGACCACGCTGGCGACGCAACTGGCGACACGCTGGTCAATGCAAACGCTGCTGGAGCGCGCGGCTGACAACCCGTTCCTCGAGCGCTTCTATCACGACAACGCGCGCTACGCGTTACCAGCGCAATTGGACTTCCTACTGCAGCGCGAGACGCAAATGCGCGCGATCGCCGATGCACGGCAGCGCGGCACGCCGCTCGTCGTAGACTTCCTGCCGCAGAAAGACGAATTGTTTGCCCGCCTGACGCTGCCCGACGATGAATTCGCGCTGTATCGCGCGCTGGCTGCACATGTGCCGCTCGCCCGGCCAGTGCCGGATCTCGTGATTTACCTTCAAGCCAGCCCGGAAACGCTGTTCGCCCGGATTCAAAAGCGCGCGATTCCGATGGAGACGCATATCACCGATGCGTACCTGCGCGCATTGTGCGACACGTACAGCGAATTTTTCTATCACTACAACGACGCGCCGCTGCTCAGCGTCAATACTGACCATCTGGATCTGGCAGGATCTGACGCAGACCTGGACTTGCTGGTCAAGCACATCGGATCGATGCGCGGCCGCAAGGCGGTATGGGTGAAGGGCACGGCGCGATAA
- the pabB gene encoding aminodeoxychorismate synthase component I, which produces MMAVDAGVAQAAGDPDSARVFALLDDCAPEEASADAPACRSRLYTAFSHERTCTDPDRLDAVLAEVDADLRTGLHALLLADYEWGVRLQCSARRAGGGALRILLFRELRCLSSEQVAAWLQQQDGGRADPGVAGIANVRSSVTRDAFDDAITRIHAALRDGDSYQVNYTYRLAFDMFGSAPALYRRLRARQPVPFGALLALPDGTHVLSLSPELFVEHRGGKIVARPMKGTAPRANDAQLDAQQARALAADDKNRAENLMIVDLLRNDLGRIARTGSVRVPALFEVEPYASVWQMTSTVHARVCDEISFADVLRALFPCGSITGAPKVRTMALIESIETTPRGLYTGAIGWLDTCAAARTLGDFCLSVAIRTLVLAPRSDTGMGADVRAGTLGVGAGIVLDSVAHDEYFECALKARFLTEVDPGFQLFETMYATREGVRHAGLHVARIERSARYFGFRFDAEVFAARLVQACAALAPDRAYRMRATLRKDGAIDVSATPLPSLAAGPVRVMLASDHGIAAPDPGDPLLRHKTTCRDTYDRAWQLAQNHHAFDLLFFNRLGELTEGGRSTVFVRIDGRWVTPPLASGVLPGVMRSVLLADPVWQAIERPITRADFERRDALIVCNALRGAMPAQLLRR; this is translated from the coding sequence ATGATGGCAGTTGACGCGGGAGTGGCACAGGCTGCGGGCGACCCCGACAGCGCCCGCGTGTTTGCGCTGCTCGACGACTGTGCGCCCGAGGAGGCGTCGGCTGATGCCCCTGCATGCCGCTCGCGTCTCTACACGGCGTTTTCGCATGAGCGCACTTGCACCGATCCCGATCGGCTCGATGCGGTGCTCGCCGAAGTTGACGCAGACTTGCGCACGGGGCTGCATGCGTTGTTACTTGCGGACTACGAATGGGGCGTACGGCTGCAATGCTCGGCCAGGCGCGCTGGCGGCGGTGCGCTGCGCATTCTTCTGTTCCGCGAGTTGCGCTGCCTGTCCTCGGAGCAGGTTGCGGCGTGGTTGCAGCAGCAGGACGGCGGCCGCGCGGATCCTGGGGTGGCTGGCATCGCGAACGTACGCAGCAGCGTCACGCGTGACGCATTTGACGACGCGATCACGCGCATTCATGCAGCATTGCGCGACGGCGATTCCTATCAAGTCAACTATACGTATCGGCTCGCGTTCGATATGTTCGGCTCAGCGCCTGCATTGTATCGACGTTTGCGAGCGCGCCAGCCGGTGCCGTTCGGCGCTTTGCTGGCGCTGCCCGATGGCACCCATGTGCTGTCGTTGTCGCCCGAACTGTTTGTCGAGCATCGTGGCGGGAAGATCGTCGCGCGGCCGATGAAAGGCACGGCGCCGCGTGCGAATGACGCGCAGCTCGACGCGCAGCAAGCGCGGGCATTGGCCGCCGACGATAAGAACCGGGCAGAGAACTTGATGATCGTTGACCTGCTGCGCAACGATCTGGGCAGGATCGCGCGGACCGGTTCGGTTCGCGTGCCCGCGTTGTTTGAGGTCGAGCCGTACGCGTCGGTGTGGCAAATGACATCGACCGTGCACGCGCGCGTGTGTGACGAGATCAGTTTTGCCGACGTGCTGCGGGCGCTTTTTCCGTGTGGCTCGATTACTGGCGCGCCAAAGGTTCGCACGATGGCGTTGATCGAGTCAATCGAGACGACACCACGTGGGCTGTATACCGGTGCGATTGGCTGGCTCGACACGTGTGCTGCCGCACGCACGCTTGGCGATTTTTGCCTGTCGGTGGCTATTCGCACGCTGGTGTTGGCACCGCGATCGGACACTGGTATGGGTGCCGACGTGCGGGCGGGCACGCTCGGTGTGGGTGCCGGCATCGTGCTGGACAGCGTCGCGCACGACGAATATTTCGAATGTGCGTTAAAGGCGCGTTTCTTAACCGAGGTGGACCCCGGTTTCCAGTTATTCGAGACGATGTATGCCACGCGGGAGGGCGTGCGCCACGCAGGTCTACATGTCGCCCGTATTGAGCGCAGTGCGCGCTATTTCGGCTTCCGGTTCGACGCCGAGGTATTTGCGGCACGGCTCGTGCAGGCCTGCGCGGCGCTCGCGCCGGATCGCGCATATCGGATGCGCGCGACGCTGCGCAAGGACGGGGCCATCGACGTCAGCGCGACGCCATTGCCGTCGCTTGCGGCCGGTCCGGTGCGCGTAATGCTGGCGTCCGACCACGGCATCGCTGCGCCGGACCCGGGCGATCCGTTGCTGCGTCACAAGACCACCTGCCGGGATACCTATGACCGAGCATGGCAGCTGGCGCAAAACCATCACGCGTTTGACCTGTTGTTTTTCAATCGGCTTGGCGAGCTGACCGAAGGCGGCCGCAGCACGGTATTCGTGCGAATCGACGGCCGCTGGGTCACCCCGCCGCTGGCCAGCGGTGTATTACCCGGCGTTATGCGCTCGGTGTTGCTCGCGGATCCGGTGTGGCAAGCCATCGAGCGGCCGATCACGCGCGCCGACTTCGAGCGCCGCGATGCGCTCATTGTCTGCAATGCGCTGCGCGGTGCGATGCCGGCACAGTTGCTTCGCCGTTAG
- the folK gene encoding 2-amino-4-hydroxy-6-hydroxymethyldihydropteridine diphosphokinase: protein MTVAYLGLGANLGDARQTLKDAVVCLAQQAPVTVLAKSSLYRTAPVDAGGDDFYNCVVKIDTTLAARQLLALCHGIEHHFGRERPYRNAPRTLDIDILLYGTGQLDEHDLTVPHPRLTERAFALVPLLELDAAIEIPALGHAHCYLPGVASQRIEKVAPCQCPFRRVAAAIVGGKSGPRQ, encoded by the coding sequence ATGACCGTAGCCTATCTTGGCCTGGGCGCGAACCTTGGCGACGCGCGCCAGACGCTAAAGGACGCCGTGGTCTGCCTCGCGCAGCAGGCTCCCGTTACCGTGCTCGCGAAATCGAGCCTGTACCGCACCGCCCCAGTCGATGCCGGTGGCGACGACTTCTACAATTGCGTGGTGAAGATCGATACCACGCTTGCCGCACGGCAGCTGCTCGCCCTGTGCCACGGCATTGAGCATCACTTCGGCCGCGAGCGCCCGTACCGGAACGCACCTCGGACGCTGGACATCGATATTCTGTTGTACGGCACCGGGCAACTCGACGAGCACGACCTGACGGTGCCGCACCCGCGGTTAACCGAGCGGGCGTTCGCGCTAGTGCCGCTGCTCGAACTGGACGCAGCGATTGAGATTCCCGCGCTGGGCCATGCGCACTGTTACCTGCCTGGCGTCGCGTCGCAGCGCATCGAAAAGGTCGCCCCTTGCCAATGCCCGTTCCGACGCGTCGCTGCTGCGATCGTGGGCGGCAAGTCGGGGCCGCGCCAATGA
- the purM gene encoding phosphoribosylformylglycinamidine cyclo-ligase has translation MNQPKSTPGAPAPGLSYRDAGVDIDAGDALIDRIKPFAKKTMRDGVLTGIGGFGALFEVPKKYREPVLVSGTDGVGTKLKLAFHLNRHDTVGQDLVAMSVNDILVQGAEPLFFLDYFACGKLDVETAASVVKGIAVGCELAGCALIGGETAEMPGMYPDGEYDLAGFAVGAVEKSKIIDGSTIGAGDVVLGLASSGIHSNGYSLVRKIIERAAPDLQADFDGRSLADALMAPTRIYVKPVLELMQQLPVKGIAHITGGGLVENVPRVLPEQLCAELDHRAWPLPPLFAWLQQYGGVADAEMHRVFNCGIGMVVIVAAEHAQTAAGMLSAAGEQVWTLGTVRERNAGEAQTIVV, from the coding sequence ATGAATCAACCGAAATCCACTCCCGGCGCGCCGGCGCCGGGCCTGTCCTACCGTGATGCGGGCGTCGACATCGACGCGGGAGACGCGCTCATTGACCGCATCAAGCCGTTCGCAAAAAAGACGATGCGCGACGGCGTGCTGACGGGCATTGGTGGATTCGGCGCGCTGTTCGAGGTACCGAAGAAATACCGCGAGCCGGTGCTGGTCTCCGGCACCGACGGCGTGGGCACGAAGCTCAAGCTCGCGTTCCATTTGAACCGGCATGATACGGTCGGGCAGGATCTGGTGGCCATGAGCGTCAACGATATTCTTGTGCAAGGGGCCGAGCCGCTGTTCTTCCTTGACTATTTCGCCTGCGGCAAGCTCGACGTCGAGACGGCGGCGAGCGTGGTCAAGGGTATTGCCGTCGGGTGCGAGCTGGCGGGCTGTGCGCTGATCGGCGGCGAGACGGCCGAAATGCCGGGGATGTATCCGGATGGCGAATACGACCTTGCCGGGTTCGCAGTCGGGGCAGTCGAAAAAAGCAAGATCATCGACGGTAGCACGATCGGCGCCGGCGATGTGGTGCTGGGCCTGGCCTCCAGCGGTATCCACTCGAACGGCTATTCGCTGGTGCGCAAGATCATCGAGCGTGCGGCGCCGGATCTGCAAGCCGATTTCGATGGCCGCTCGCTGGCTGATGCGCTGATGGCGCCTACGCGCATCTACGTGAAGCCCGTGCTCGAGTTGATGCAGCAACTCCCGGTCAAGGGTATCGCCCATATCACGGGGGGCGGGCTCGTCGAGAACGTGCCGCGCGTGCTGCCCGAGCAGCTGTGCGCGGAACTGGACCACCGTGCATGGCCGTTGCCGCCACTGTTCGCGTGGCTGCAGCAGTACGGTGGCGTGGCCGACGCGGAGATGCATCGCGTCTTCAACTGCGGAATCGGGATGGTAGTCATTGTCGCGGCCGAGCACGCGCAGACGGCGGCCGGCATGCTGTCGGCAGCCGGCGAACAAGTGTGGACGCTCGGCACGGTGCGCGAGCGCAACGCCGGCGAGGCACAGACGATCGTGGTGTGA
- the pcnB gene encoding polynucleotide adenylyltransferase PcnB — protein MITKFIRKLFGSRSGDATSPANTSRSADADRGGANANTDSAATGRRRNTARDAQRSTPADARGAQDTRLPSRKPPRRTPRRNTLAASGHASSHTAADGEAEVPVIVPADIHRIDPALISRHAIRVTDTLQQAGFRAFIVGGAVRDLLLNIAPKDFDVATDATPDEVVKLFRRARLIGRRFQIVHVQFGQEIIEVSTFRALMDAAPAGARPTDSEPAAPPRKLRRGELDRRTHAVDASGRVLRDNVWGEQHEDATRRDFTVNAMYYDPATQTVLDYHRGMDDIRQRVLRMIGEPTTRFREDPVRMLRVVRFAAKLDFTIESSTQAPIAELADLINNVPAARLFDEMLKLLLSGHALGCLKQLRALGLHHGLLPLLDVALEQPGGERFITLALTHTDERVRLGKPVSPGFLFASLLWREMQLRWQQYEAGGEHSIPALHRAMDDVLDQQTEKLAIQRRYTADMREIWGLQPRLEKRSGRSALKLLEHQRFRAGYDFLLLRCEAGELDASVGQWWTDFIAGDPGTREALLAQGDKERSPRKRRRRSGSRNRKDPGEGAQQASSPTDGEPRGNGDA, from the coding sequence GTGATTACAAAATTCATCCGCAAGTTGTTCGGCTCGCGTAGCGGCGATGCCACCTCGCCGGCCAACACATCGCGCAGCGCCGACGCCGATCGAGGCGGCGCGAATGCCAACACGGACAGCGCTGCGACAGGCCGTCGGCGCAATACGGCGCGCGACGCGCAGCGCAGCACGCCAGCTGACGCGCGGGGCGCGCAGGACACTAGGCTGCCGTCGCGCAAGCCACCGCGCCGCACGCCGCGCCGCAACACCTTAGCCGCCAGTGGCCATGCCAGCAGCCATACTGCTGCTGATGGTGAAGCCGAAGTACCGGTGATCGTGCCAGCCGACATCCATCGTATCGATCCGGCGCTGATCTCGCGCCATGCCATCCGCGTCACCGACACGCTGCAACAAGCCGGTTTTCGCGCGTTTATCGTCGGCGGCGCGGTGCGCGATCTGCTGCTCAATATCGCGCCGAAGGATTTTGATGTCGCCACGGACGCCACGCCGGATGAGGTCGTCAAGCTGTTCCGCCGCGCCCGGTTAATCGGCCGGCGTTTTCAGATCGTCCACGTCCAGTTCGGACAGGAGATCATCGAAGTATCGACGTTCCGCGCGCTGATGGACGCGGCGCCAGCTGGCGCCAGGCCCACGGACAGCGAGCCGGCTGCGCCACCGCGCAAGCTGCGACGCGGCGAGCTGGACCGGCGCACGCATGCGGTGGACGCGAGCGGGCGCGTGCTGCGCGACAACGTGTGGGGCGAACAGCACGAGGACGCGACGCGGCGCGACTTCACCGTCAACGCGATGTACTACGATCCGGCGACGCAGACCGTGCTCGACTACCATCGCGGGATGGACGACATTCGCCAACGCGTGCTGCGAATGATCGGCGAGCCCACCACCCGCTTTCGCGAGGATCCGGTCAGGATGCTGCGTGTCGTGCGTTTCGCAGCCAAGCTGGACTTCACAATCGAATCGTCGACGCAGGCGCCGATCGCCGAGCTGGCGGATCTGATCAACAACGTGCCGGCGGCCCGGCTGTTCGACGAGATGCTCAAGCTGCTGCTGTCCGGACACGCGCTCGGCTGCCTGAAGCAGTTGCGCGCGCTGGGCCTGCACCATGGGCTGTTGCCGCTGCTGGACGTGGCGCTCGAGCAGCCCGGCGGGGAGCGTTTCATCACGCTTGCATTGACCCATACCGACGAGCGCGTGCGCTTGGGCAAACCGGTCTCACCCGGGTTCCTGTTTGCCTCGCTGCTGTGGCGCGAAATGCAACTGCGCTGGCAGCAATACGAGGCTGGCGGCGAACATTCGATCCCGGCGCTGCATCGTGCCATGGACGACGTGCTCGACCAGCAGACCGAAAAGCTCGCGATCCAGAGGCGCTACACCGCCGACATGCGCGAAATCTGGGGGCTGCAGCCCCGGCTGGAGAAACGTTCCGGCCGCAGCGCGTTGAAGCTGCTGGAGCACCAGCGGTTTAGAGCAGGTTATGATTTTCTCTTGCTACGCTGCGAGGCAGGCGAGTTGGACGCGTCGGTCGGTCAATGGTGGACGGATTTCATCGCCGGCGATCCGGGCACGCGCGAGGCGCTGCTGGCGCAGGGCGACAAGGAGCGCTCGCCGCGCAAGCGCCGGCGCCGTAGCGGCTCGCGCAACCGCAAGGATCCTGGCGAAGGTGCCCAGCAGGCCTCGTCGCCGACCGACGGTGAACCACGTGGCAACGGCGACGCCTAG
- the dnaJ gene encoding molecular chaperone DnaJ, which translates to MAKRDYYDVLGVAKNASDDDIKKAYRKLAMKYHPDRNPGNKEAEERFKEAKEAYEMLSDSQKRAAYDQYGHAGVDPNMGAAGAQGFGGFADAFGDIFGDIFGQAAGGGRRAGPQVYRGADLRYSMEITLEQAAHGYETQIRVPSWASCQVCHGSGAKPGTKPETCPTCHGQGQVRMSQGFFSIQQACPKCHGTGTYIPEPCAHCHGVGKVKENKTLEVKIPAGIDEGMRIRSAGNGEPGINGGPNGDLYVEIHIKPHTVFERDGDDLHCQMPIAFTTAALGGEIEVPTLAGKASFTVPEGTQSGKTFRLRGKGLKGLRSSVPGDLYVHVQVETPVKLTDTQRDLLRQFEKSLVEGGARHSPQSKGWFDRVKSFFE; encoded by the coding sequence ATGGCCAAACGGGACTACTACGACGTGCTGGGTGTCGCCAAGAATGCGTCCGATGACGATATCAAGAAGGCGTATCGGAAGCTGGCGATGAAGTACCACCCGGACCGCAATCCTGGCAACAAGGAGGCGGAAGAGCGTTTCAAGGAGGCGAAAGAGGCCTACGAAATGCTGTCCGATTCACAGAAGCGCGCCGCGTACGATCAGTACGGCCATGCGGGCGTCGACCCGAACATGGGCGCGGCGGGTGCGCAAGGCTTTGGCGGTTTTGCCGATGCGTTCGGCGACATCTTCGGCGATATTTTTGGGCAAGCCGCAGGCGGTGGCCGGCGGGCTGGTCCGCAGGTGTACCGCGGCGCGGACCTGCGCTACAGCATGGAGATCACGCTGGAGCAGGCCGCGCATGGCTATGAGACGCAAATCCGCGTGCCGAGTTGGGCATCGTGCCAGGTATGCCATGGCTCCGGCGCGAAGCCGGGCACCAAGCCTGAGACATGCCCGACTTGCCATGGGCAGGGGCAGGTGCGCATGTCGCAGGGTTTCTTCAGCATTCAGCAGGCATGCCCAAAGTGTCACGGCACCGGGACGTACATTCCGGAGCCGTGCGCTCATTGCCACGGCGTCGGCAAAGTCAAAGAAAACAAGACGCTGGAGGTGAAGATTCCGGCCGGCATCGATGAGGGGATGCGGATTCGTTCCGCCGGCAACGGCGAGCCGGGCATCAATGGTGGCCCGAACGGTGATCTGTATGTGGAGATCCACATCAAGCCGCACACCGTCTTCGAGCGTGACGGCGACGACCTGCATTGCCAGATGCCGATCGCGTTCACCACCGCGGCGCTGGGCGGTGAGATCGAGGTGCCGACGCTGGCTGGCAAGGCATCGTTCACCGTGCCGGAGGGCACGCAATCGGGCAAGACGTTCCGTCTGCGTGGCAAGGGCCTCAAGGGTTTGCGCTCGAGCGTGCCGGGCGACTTGTACGTGCACGTGCAGGTGGAGACGCCGGTCAAGCTGACTGATACGCAACGTGACCTGCTGCGCCAGTTCGAGAAGTCGCTGGTCGAAGGGGGCGCGCGGCATAGCCCGCAGAGCAAGGGCTGGTTCGACCGCGTGAAAAGCTTCTTCGAGTGA
- the miaA gene encoding tRNA (adenosine(37)-N6)-dimethylallyltransferase MiaA: MASAPVIACLLGPTASGKSAAALELARHAPIEIVSVDSALVYRQMDIGTAKPTAAERAAVPHHLIDIIDPLDAYSAAQFRTDALRLCTQIIARGKLPLLVGGTMLYYKALVEGLNELPGADASIRAALDQDAAREGWPALHAKLAQIDPVSAARIAPNDSQRIQRALEVWQLTGQPMSTLLRAASHPGADPSSGRQAAGDVDARVTKHAGLPPSPRFAAVSLEPSDRSVLHARIARRFDAMLDAGLIDEVQQLRARGDLHPGLPSMRCVGYRQAWAYLDGEYDYATMRDKGIFATRQLCKRQLTWLRSMPERIVVDCVGTDAGPRAVDAVRRIWAPT; this comes from the coding sequence GTGGCATCCGCCCCCGTCATCGCATGCCTGCTCGGGCCGACCGCGTCTGGTAAGAGCGCCGCCGCGCTCGAACTGGCGCGCCATGCCCCGATTGAGATCGTCAGCGTCGATTCGGCGCTCGTCTACCGGCAAATGGACATCGGGACCGCCAAGCCGACCGCGGCCGAGCGCGCTGCGGTGCCCCACCATCTGATCGACATCATCGACCCGCTCGACGCCTATTCGGCCGCCCAGTTCCGCACCGACGCGCTACGCCTGTGCACACAAATCATCGCGCGCGGCAAATTGCCATTACTGGTGGGCGGAACCATGCTGTACTACAAGGCACTAGTCGAGGGCTTGAACGAGTTGCCGGGCGCCGACGCGTCGATCCGGGCCGCACTCGACCAGGATGCAGCGCGCGAGGGTTGGCCCGCCCTGCACGCGAAATTGGCGCAGATCGACCCGGTATCGGCGGCGCGAATCGCGCCCAACGATTCACAGCGGATTCAGCGTGCACTGGAGGTCTGGCAGCTGACCGGTCAGCCGATGTCCACGCTGCTGCGGGCGGCGTCCCACCCGGGCGCCGATCCGAGTAGCGGTCGCCAGGCCGCAGGCGACGTCGACGCGCGCGTGACAAAGCACGCCGGTCTACCGCCGTCGCCCCGCTTCGCTGCCGTTTCGCTGGAACCCTCCGACCGGTCGGTGCTGCACGCGCGCATTGCACGGCGCTTCGACGCGATGCTGGACGCCGGCTTGATCGACGAAGTGCAGCAATTACGTGCACGCGGCGATCTACACCCCGGATTGCCGTCGATGCGCTGCGTCGGATACCGACAGGCGTGGGCGTACCTGGACGGCGAATACGATTATGCAACGATGCGCGACAAGGGCATCTTCGCGACACGCCAGCTTTGCAAGCGGCAATTGACATGGTTGCGCTCGATGCCCGAGCGGATTGTCGTCGACTGTGTCGGCACCGACGCCGGCCCGCGTGCCGTCGACGCAGTGCGGCGGATATGGGCACCGACGTAG
- a CDS encoding HAD family hydrolase: protein MTKTARNLALFDLDHTLIPTDSDHEWGRFMVKLGIVDADSFSRENDRFYADYQAGKLDIHAYLRAMLTPLAKYSRRQLDDWHELFMHEVINPRILPAARALVQEHQEAGDLCCIVTATNAFITAPIAEAFGIETLIACEVETTDGHPDSPYTGNSMGVPSYREGKIVRVQAWLDSLGCDWTSFAHSYFYSDSHNDIPLLEKVTDPVATNPDEKLREYALARGWHILELFQST, encoded by the coding sequence ATGACGAAAACCGCACGCAATCTCGCCCTGTTCGACCTGGACCATACGCTGATCCCCACCGATAGCGATCATGAGTGGGGACGCTTCATGGTCAAGCTCGGCATTGTCGACGCCGACAGCTTCTCGCGCGAAAACGACCGCTTCTACGCCGACTACCAGGCAGGCAAGCTGGACATCCATGCGTACCTGCGCGCGATGCTCACCCCGCTGGCGAAATACTCGCGGCGGCAACTGGACGACTGGCATGAACTGTTCATGCACGAGGTCATCAACCCGCGGATCCTGCCCGCCGCCCGCGCATTGGTGCAAGAGCACCAGGAGGCGGGCGACCTGTGCTGCATCGTGACGGCGACCAACGCGTTCATCACCGCACCGATCGCGGAAGCATTCGGCATCGAGACATTGATTGCGTGCGAGGTCGAGACGACGGACGGGCATCCCGACAGCCCGTACACGGGCAACTCGATGGGCGTGCCGAGCTATCGCGAGGGCAAGATCGTGCGGGTGCAGGCGTGGCTGGATTCGCTCGGCTGCGACTGGACGAGCTTTGCGCACAGCTACTTCTATAGCGACTCGCACAACGACATCCCGCTACTCGAAAAGGTCACCGACCCGGTGGCGACCAATCCAGACGAGAAGCTGCGCGAGTATGCGCTGGCCCGTGGTTGGCACATCCTTGAACTGTTCCAATCGACGTGA